In Vicia villosa cultivar HV-30 ecotype Madison, WI unplaced genomic scaffold, Vvil1.0 ctg.000077F_1_1, whole genome shotgun sequence, a single window of DNA contains:
- the LOC131623755 gene encoding uncharacterized protein LOC131623755: MENQWHRVKGGGRRVEKWDIARDDRRKSSLGSRSSSFFVTEFGEKWKAKDLFFEFKVLGEIEEVVIPPRRDKHGRRFGFVQFFNVKDEEMMATKFDNIILEGRKIFANLPRFRRVNGARGKVFKKDALKMNDVVVGAKYVARNKSNMEARRGHTSYAEILQNKQGEVDLKCVKKPSKQLVFSMSQDKSRYLKAFTGRLREPGNMIDLKKLFLEEGIFSIRVTSLGPNLCLLEDLIGGEVDMFIEERRLWWEQWFFSIKPWEPSDIDTERLVWLRIWGVPCHAWGDSCFSLLTESIGVFIKSDERTNLKSRMDEARVCIRTKSMERVEEVISLTIDGMCFDIRLMEDYHSCFGTVATKRFLGESDSEASLSEEDNLNGDEADGVDQNRSVEEDDLEEDEGSVGKRHRNKSNPLGVSLVETNEKVNSQASNVKGLSDPSGTGNMESFEGNNKVAFNADVENCSFSVVGGVFRASGTTG; the protein is encoded by the coding sequence CTGAGTTTGGTGAAAAGTGGAAAGCCAAAGATTTGTTCTTTGAGTTTAAGGTGTTGGGAGAGATTGAAGAGGTGGTTATCCCTCCGAGAAGGGATAAGCATGgtagaaggtttggttttgtaCAATTCTTTAACGTTAAGGATGAGGAGATGATGGCAACTAAGTTTGACAATATTATTCTTGAAGGAAGAAAAATCTTTGCAAACTTGCCAAGATTCAGGAGAGTTAACGGTGCTCGGGGAAAGGTTTTTAAAAAGGATGCTTTGAAGatgaatgatgttgttgtgggAGCTAAGTATGTGGCTCGGAATAAATCAAACATGGAAGCAAGAAGGGGTCATACATCTTATGCAGAGATTCTGCAAAATAAGCAGGGTGAAgttgatttgaaatgtgttaagAAGCCTTCTAAACAGTTGGTTTTTTCTATGAGTCAAGATAAATCCCGGTATCTGAAAGCCTTCACAGGTAGGTTAAGGGAGCCTGGGAATATGATAGATCTTAAAAAGTTGTTTCTGGAAGAAGGGATCTTTTCGATTAGGGTTACCAGCTTGGGGCCTAATTTGTGTCTGTTGGAGGACCTGATAGGTGGTGAGGTAGATATGTTCATAGAGGAGAGAAGACTGTGGTGGGAGCAATGGTTCTTTTCGATAAAACCTTGGGAACCTTCAGATATAGATACAGAAAGATTGGTCTGGTTGAGGATTTGGGGAGTCCCATGCCATGCATGGGGCGATAGTTGCTTTTCATTATTAACAGAATCAATAGGTGTGTTCATCAAGAGTGATGAAAGAACGAATCTGAAATCTAGGATGGATGAAGCTAGGGTGTGCATCAGAACCAAAAGTATGGAAAGAGTAGAGGAAGTGATTAGTTTAACGATTGATGGCATGTGCTTTGACATTAGGTTAATGGAGGATTATCACTCGTGTTTTGGAACTGTTGCAACAAAAAGATTTCTGGGCGAATCGGATTCAGAAGCGTCGTTATCGGAGGAGGATAATCTGAACGGTGACGAGGCAGACGGCGTGGATCAGAATAGGTCTGTAGAGGAGGACGATCTCGAGGAAGATGAAGGATCGGTGGGAAAGAGACATCGTAATAAGTCAAATCCTTTAGGTGTCAGCCTAGTTGAAACAAATGAGAAGGTTAATAGCCAGGCTAGTAACGTAAAGGGTCTTTCTGACCCTTCTGGAACAGGAAATATGGAGAGTTTTGAGGGTAATAATAAGGTGGCATTTAATGCAGATGTTGAGAATTGTTCTTTTAGTGTTGTAGGGGGAGTCTTTAGAGCAAGTGGGACCACCGGTTAA